In one Balaenoptera musculus isolate JJ_BM4_2016_0621 chromosome 2, mBalMus1.pri.v3, whole genome shotgun sequence genomic region, the following are encoded:
- the LOC118890112 gene encoding LOW QUALITY PROTEIN: synaptophysin-like protein 1 (The sequence of the model RefSeq protein was modified relative to this genomic sequence to represent the inferred CDS: inserted 2 bases in 1 codon; substituted 1 base at 1 genomic stop codon) has protein sequence MSSFQLNLNPLKEPLSFSKVLEWIASIFAFATCGGFKGKTEIQVACHPKVSDNKTITATFGYPFRLNEASFQAPQGVNMCDVDWKNHVLIGDYSSSAQFYVTFAVFVFLYCIXLLYVGYTNLYRDSRKLPMVDFVVTLVATFLWLVSTSAWPKALTDIKTATGRNIVQELLPCNQQGMICHFGSVTSMGSLNASVIFGFLNMILWGGNAWFVYKETSXHSPSNTSTSHSQGGIPPPTGI, from the exons ATGTCCTCCTTCCAGCTCAACCTCAACCCGCTCAAGGAGCCGCTCAGCTTCAGCAAGGTCCTCGAGTGGATTGCTTCTATCTTTGCTTTTGCCACCTGTGGAGGTTTTAAGGGCAAAACAGAAATTCAAGTGGCTTGTCATCCTAAAGTTTCTGACAATAAAACGATTACAGCTACTTTTGGTTATCCATTCAGGTTGAATGAAGCATCATTTCAGGCACCTCAAGGTGTAAATATGTGTGATGTAGATTGGAAAAATCATGTCCTTATCGGAGATTACTCTTCTTCTGCACAATTCTATGTTACTTTTGCAGTCTTTGTCTTCCTGTACTGCAT ACTGCTCTATGTTGGTTACACGAACCTGTATCGtgatagtcgaaaacttcccatGGTTGACTTCGTTGTTACGCTTGTTGCCACTTTTTTGTGGTTGGTGAGCACTTCAGCCTGGCCTAAAGCTCTTACAGATATTAAAACAGCTACTGGTCGCAATATTGTCCAGGAACTTCTGCCTTGTAATCAACAAGGAATGATATGTCATTTTGGCTCTGTGACTAGTATGGGATCCCTAAATGCATCTGTGATCTTTGGCTTTCTGAATATGATACTTTGGGGAGGAAATGCATGGTTTGTGTACAAGGAGACCAGCTAACACAGTCCCTCAAATACTTCTACTTCCCATAGCCAAGGAGGTATTCCTCCTCCAACtggaatataa